The DNA window GAATCGTGACGGAGCGCTTCGTCTCCATGCCGGTTTTGCCGTCGATGAACCGGAACTCACGGGTCTCTCCCGGCTTCGCGGCCGGAGGGAAAACGGCGGACGGCCGTGGGAAGTCGCCGATGTGGACCCGGTAGCGCGAGCCGTCGGTTCCTTCGTACGCCGCTTCTCGTACTACGACCCGATAGTCGCCGTCCTCGGGCACCACGACCGACACGAAAGCGTCCGTCCTGAGCAGCGCGGCATCATCACAGGATGCGAGTTCGAATACTTTCGGATCGAGCACCGCCACGTAGACGTCGAAGAACGCCGTGCCGAGCCTCATCGCTTCGGCCTCGACCGAGATCCGCTGCCCCTTCTTCAAGGAAACCTTGTACCAATCCTCGTCCTCGGTCTTGGCGACCCCCTCGACGGTCGAATTGATGGCCACGGTCTGCGGGGAGTCGAAGTCGTCGTTCGGTTCCGCCTCGCCCACCGTTGGATACGGGCCCACCCAGAAACTGCGGAGGTATGAAACGCCGCCGGTCGTCCGGAGCCGCATCAGATGTTCGCCGAGCCGCGCATCCGGGGCGATGCGCAGACGTGCGAAGAGCGGCTTTTCCTTGTCACCCTCTCCAAGTTCGAAACCGAGGCATTCGATCCCCGGCGACTGGAAAAGAAGTTCCTGCGGCTGGTCGAGACGTTTGCCGTGAAGGCGGACCTTCACTTCGGTCCCGATCTGCCCTCCGCGGGGCGTGATGATGCTGAGTTCCGGAGTGAACGAACCGAAGGCGGCGGAGACGCCGAGCATTGCGGTGGCGAGTCCGTGGAGCAGGCGTCGGATCATCGGGAGAATGGCCGGCGGGTCAGGCGAGGATGGATTCCAGCACCTTTCCGCCATCGACGATTTCGATCGGGCGGTTGCCGGGAGCCATGAGTTCCTTGTCGGCGGTGATGCCGATCTGCTTGTAGAGCGTGGTCGCGAGGTCGGCGACGGTGACGCCGTCGGTATCGACTTCGCCGCCGAGCGCGTCCGACGAACCGTGGACGTAGCCGCGCTTCACGCCTCCACCCGCAAGCATGACCGAGAACACCCGCGGCCAGTGGTCGCGACCTCCGGTGGGGTTGATCTTGGGGGTGCGGCCGAACTCGGAGGTCACCACGACCAGCGTTTCGTCGAGCATGCCGCGCTCATCGAGGTCGGTGATCAGTGCGGAGACCGCCTGGTCGACCGGCGGCAGGTTCTGCTCGATGCCGTTCTTGATGTTGTTGTGGTGGTCCCAGCCGCCTGCCGTGAGCGAAACGAAGCGGGTGCCGGCTTCGATGAGCCGTCGTGCGAGGAGCATCCTCTGGCCGGCTTGGGTGTTGCCGTAGCGCTCCTTCATCTTGGCGTCCTCGGCCTCAAGATTGAATGCCTCGCGGGCCTTTTCGGACGAGATCAGCTTGTAGGCGTGCTGGTAGAAGGCGTCCATCGAGTCGAGGGCGTCTGACTTCTCCAACTCGCGGAAGTGGGAGTCGACCGTCTCAAGCAACGACTTGCGGCGGGCGAAGCGTTCCTCACTGACATCGCCCGGGAGGTTGAGGTCGCGGACCTGGAAGTTCTTCTGGGCCGGATCGGAACCGAGCGCGAACGGGCCGTAGGCGGAGGACAGGTAGCCGGAGTTGGCGAACTCGTTCGGGACGTTCGGTACACAGACGTAGGGAGGCAGGTTGTTCTTGGATCCCAGTTCGTGGGAAATCACCGAGCCGATCGAGGGATACTCCAGCGCCGGGGACGGGCGGTAGCCGGTGAACATGTTGTGGGTGCCACGTTCGTGGGCGGCCTCACCGTGCGACATCGACCGGATGACGGTCATCTTGTCGGCCAGTTTCGCGAGTCGCGGGATCTTCTGGCCGAACTGGATTCCCGGCAGGGAAGTATCGATCGCGCCGAACGGACCGCGGTACTCGGCGGGCGCAAACGGTTTCGGGTCGAAGGACTCCTGATGGGCCATGCCGCCCGGCAGGAAGATGTGAATGATGCCTTTGGCGGGGCCTTCGACCGTCTCGTAGAACTTCTGCGCGCCCCGGGCCTGCTGTTTGAGGAATCCCGGGAGCGTCATTCCGAGGCCTCCGAGAAGACCGACGTAGAAGAACTCGCGGCGGGAGCTGTAGCGTTCGAGGGGATTGCCAGGGCAGCTTGGTTTCATGAGCGTAAGAATTCGGGCTTCAAGCGGTTACGAGGTCTTTCAGGGTAGCATTTCACGTTCCTCAACGAATTTTTGTGGATGGGAAGGCGGATTGCGGGGTTGGCTCACGCCACAAGCTGACTAGAATTCCCCCATGGATGCGCCGCACCTCGACGCCTTCGGCGACCGTGAATTGCTCGACTCGGGCTCGAGCGGCGCGGTTTTCCGTGCGGTGAAATCCGACGGAACGGTGACGGCCGTGAAGCTGCTGGACGGCATGGCGATCAACCGGACGCTCCTTGAGAAGGCCTGCGAGCGCCTCGAGCGGGGAGGATGGCCGGAAGGAGTTCTGCCGGTACTCGAAGCCGATTTTCAGGCGCGGCCGGCGGCGAGAGTGACCGCGTGCCTTGCGGATCCGGCGGACGATGGTCACTGGCGGCCGCGCAGTCTGCAGCACCGGATCAACGCATTCCCCGGCGAGTCGTCGTGGGAGGTGGTTCTCGGAGTGCTCGAGGCTCTCGCGGCTCTTCACGGCCGGCAGGTAGCCCACGGAAACCTGAAGCCGGGCAATGTGTTTTTTGATGATGAGGGCCGCGTTACCTTGGTCGACTGGGCCTTGGGAAACATGCCGGGGATTGTGAACCATGATTTTTCCGACGCCTGTCTTTACCAACCGCCCGAACAACTGCGGGACCCTGCGGGGTATCTGGAGGAAGAAGGATACCGCTGGGACGTGTATGCCTTTGGAACGCTCGCGTTCCGTCTCCTGACGGGCGCTTTCCCGCGCTGCGATACGACCTTCCAGCAGGTCGCTCCGGCCGAGGGGGAAATCACTCGCGAAGGGATCGCTGCGGATCTGCCACGGATTGCGAAGTCGCTCGAAGGGCAGGGCAAGGTCGACTGGCCGGACGCGCCCGCCAACGAACTCGAGCGTCGTTACCGCGAGATCATCGAGCAGTGTCTGGCGCTGGATCCGGTCGATCGTCCGGCCAATGCCATGGAGGTCCGCCGCATGATGCGCGAGCAGGAGGTCGCGATCGACGAAGAGCAGAAGCGCGATGCGGTTCTCGACCAGCGTCGCCGAGCCCAGCGTGCCGCGTGGCGTTCGACGCTCCTCGCCGGTGGACTCGCCGCGGCCTTGGTGGCGATGATTTTCGTCTGGCAACTGGTCAAGAGCCAACTCGCGAAGGAGTCGGCCGGTCGGGTGTCGGATGTGGAGTCGTTGGAGGAACAGCTCGCCGTGGCCGAGCGGCAGCGCGATGCGTCCGCCGAGGCCGAAGAAGAAGCACGCCAGACCTTGCAGTCGGAAAGGACGACCTGGCTGGCCCGGATCGAGGAGTCGCGCTCGATCGGCGACCGGCTCTTTGCATGGGCGATGGAAAAGGGGCACCGCCAGCTTCCGCCACTCGACGGGCGACAGCTCCGGCTCAGTCGTCTGGAGGACTACTTCATCCGATTCATGGATCGCACCGCCGATGTCGGAGAGCTCTCCGACGAGCGTGCGCGGGCCCGACTTCAACTTGCTGAAATCTCGCTCGCCAAAGGAGAGCCTGATGAGGCGGCAATGCGCTTCGAGGAGGCGATGGCTTCAGCCGAGGACCTCGATCCGGAGCCCGGACTCGAGCTGCGGCTGGCGACCGACCGGCTGATCCTCGCGTTGCTTCTGCAGGATCGGAACGACCCCAAGGCCGATGGGGCATTCGCCGAGGCGAGAGCTGCCCTCGAAGCGGTGCCCCAGGCCGACGTCGATGCCGACCGGGTGACCTACCTTCTCGCGACGCTCGACGTTCATGAATCGAGCGAACTCGCCGCATCCGGCGAGGAAGGCCGGGCATTGGAAATGTTGCACCGGGCGACCCAGAGTCTGAACGCATTGGCTGACTCGCGGCCGGACGCTGCGATTCTGCGCTCGGAGCTGGTCGCCTGCTATCTGTCTTCGGCGACGATTCTCGATGGCATGGGGGAAATGGGCGATGCCCGGACGCTGCGGAAAATGGCCTCGGAGAAGTTGCTGGAGCTGATCGAGCAAAAGCCGGGAGATCTCAGCCTCCGACTCGAACTGGCCGGGTGCTACGGCTCGATCGCGGAGTCCTCGCTACTGGCCGGTGACGTTTCGAATGCGGAAGCGATGTCCAAGGGAGCGGTGAAGCTGCTGCTCGATATCCTGCCCCAGCGTCCGGACAGCGCGATCGCGCGATCGCGTCTCGCCGCCCAGCGTGGGCTGATGGCAGGTATTCTCCGTGACCGGGGTGAGAGCGAGGAGGCGATGGAGCTCTACGACGAAGGTCTGCGGCTTCTCGAAGGTCTGGCAATCGGGGATAACTCGGATCCGGTGGCACGTTACCGGTACGCACTGCTGACTTGGGAACGCGGGAGGATGCTCGGCTTCTCAGGGAAGCGGGATGCCGAAATCGAGGCGGAGGAGAAGGCGGTGCAGATGCTCGAGAACCTACTGGATACCCCGTACGGAATCGCACGCGGGGAGCAGATCCGAAGGTCGCTCGGCTACCTTCTCGGTGACCTCGGTCATGCGGCCCAGTTGGCCGGAAATGGCGATTTGTCCTCCAGCTCCTTCACCCGGGCGGTGAAGGTCTGGGAGCAACTCAGCCGGGAACGTCCGGCTTCCGACGAGTATGAGGAGGCACTGGCGTGGAACCGTCAGCGTCTCGATGCCGTTCAATAGGCGGCGATGAGCAAGGGTGGCGATGTCGGGGTGCTGCGCGATGTTTCGCGCTCGTTCTATCTTTCTCTCCGGGTTCTTCCGGCTCCGATGCGCGCACCCGTGTCGGTGGCCTATCTGTTGGCTCGCTCGAGTGATACTCTGGCTGATACCGCGGAGGCTGCGGCGGAGGCGCGGTTGGCGTGGCTTGATGGGTTCGTCGCCGAGGTCAAAGGGGAGGGATCCGATTGGCGCTCAGGAATCCGCGGCTTTGTCGAAACCCAGACCCATCCCGGAGAGAAGGCGTTGATGTCGCGCCTCGACGATGTTTTCGCAGCATACGCGTCGCTTGCTCCGGCGGAGCGGCATCTTGTCCGGGGAGTCTTCGAGATTATCACTTCCGGTCAGCGACTGGACGTCGAACGATTCGAAGTCGGCTCCGGCAGGCTTACCAAAGAAGCCGAACTCGAAGACTACTGTCACCGGGTCGCGGGTTGTGTCGGGGTATTCTGGACGCGGATCGGATTCGAAACCCTCGGCAACCGATTCTCGAAATCGGCCCCGGAAGAGCTTGGGGAAATCGGTGAGCGATTCGGGCGCGGTTTGCAGCTCGTGAATATCCTTCGCGATCTCCCGAAGGATCTTCGGAATGGCCGATGCTACCTCCCGGTGGAGGATCCGACCGATCGGACGACGGTGCTTGCCGAAGCCGCCCGCTGGCGCGCCGTCGCTCGTGAGAGGATGCGGGATGGACTGGATTACGCACGGTCGATGGCAGGGCGTCGGCTGACGATGTCGGTGGCACTGCCCGCGTTGATCGGGGTGAGGACGCTCGATCTGCTGGATGCTGCGGACTGGGAGACGCTCGAGCGTGGGGTCAAAGTCAGCCGGGCGGAAATTCGCAGATGTCTCTGGAGGGCGGCGTGGATCTGAGCTCATTTCGAGACGGATCACCACTCGACTTTGATTCCTCAAAGTCTAAGGTCTGCGGCGATGCCCAGCAGCACGGTCGAGAACTATCTCAAGGCGATCTTCGGATTGGCGGACGACGCCGGAGACGACAGCGGTCTGGTGCCGATCGGGGCGATTGCCAAGTCGCTCGGGCTGACGCCGGGAACCGTCACGACCATGATGAAGCAACTCGAGCGCGACGGCTTCGTCGACTACCTGCCCCGCCGGGGAGTGACGCTGACCGACCCGGGGAGGACGACCGCGTTGCAGGTTCTCCGGAGGCACCGGTTGATCGAACTGTTCCTCGTCGAGGTCATGCATCTCGATTGGGCGCACGTCCATGAAGAGGCCGAGGTGTTGGAGCACGCGCTGTCCGACCGGATGGTGGAGCGGATCGATGAAATGCTGGGTCACCCGGAATATGACCCCCACGGCGATCCGATCCCGAGCGCGGATGGCGTGGTGGGGGAAGACCGGTCGCGATCGCTCGCGGATTGCGAGGCCGGCGACTACCGGCTCGTTCGGGTTGCCCGCGACGAACCGGATTTCCTGAGCTGGCTTCAGCAGAGCGGACTGCGCCCGGGCGCCGGAATCCGCTTGCGGGGTCGCGACCGGCTCGCCGGGATCGTCGAGATCGAGGTCGATGGCGACGAGGCCAAGGTCAGCGAGTCGGTGGCCGCCGCCCTGAGGGTCGAGTAGCACCCGCCGTCTCCCGTACAAAAGCAGGCGGCCCCCGGAAATCCGGAGGCCGCCGATGGTAAGATGATGGGTGGACGGATGTCCGATCAGCCAGCCATGTCCTTGAGCTTCTTGAGCGGGCGGACCTTGACCACGGTGGTGGCGGGCTTGGCCTTGAACATGACCTCTTCCTTGGTGAAGGGGTTGATGCCCTTGCGTGCCTTCACGGCAGGCTTGCGGACGGTGGTGATCTTCATCAGGCCCGGCAGGACGAATTCGCCGGCTCCATTCTTCTTGATGTGGCCCTCGATGACACCGGTCAGGCTGTCCAGAACTGCGGACACTTCCTTGCGGCTCAGCTCAGTCTCCGAAGAGATGTGTTCGAGGATTTGAGTCTTCGAGTAGCGCTCCTTGATGGTTGATGGTTTCTTTGCCATGCCGAGGATTTCGCGGAACCGGTGACGAATGTCAAGACGGTCGAATGACTTTAGAAAATAAGGGGTAAAACGAGATTTTTCCGGATCGGCGGCGAGGTGCCGAGATGTCGATTTCGGGAGGCGTCGGGAAGCGTGTCCGAGTCCGTTTCGGAGGTGCCGTGAGGGTCGTCTAGGAGCTGGCTTCGAGTGTCGATCGGACCTTCTCGATTTCGTCCGAGAGCTCGCCCCACCGGGTATAGGCCTTGTCGAGTTTCTCGGTGATCTGTTGGACCGCATTGGCGGTCTCGCGGAGCTTGTCGGGGTCGGCCGCGACCGACTCCGAAGAGAGGGCTGCGGTCAGTGTCGCCTGTGCGCCCTCCAACTCCGAGATCTTGCTTTCCAAGGTCTCGAGTTCGGATTCGAGAGGTTTCAGGAGCCGCGAACGCTTTTGCCGGAGCTCGGCTTCGAGACGCTTCTGCTCCTTGCGGTTGACGCCGCTTGGTGAGGCGGGGGCAGAAGTTTTCGCGGAGGACGGGGCGATGGATCCCTTCGGGGAGTCCTCGGTTTCCGACGCCGTCTTCTCAAGGTAGTAGGTGATGTTTCCCGTGAACAGGCGCGGTTGCTCGCCGGGGCGGAACTCGAGTGTCTTGGTGACAAGAGGATCGAGGAAGGACCGGTTGTGGGATACGATGAGCACCGTACCTTCATAATCGAGCAGGGCGTTCTGAAGGACTTCCTGGCTCTGCACGTCGAGGTGGTTGGTCGGCTCGTCGAGAATCAGGAAGTTCGCCGGCTGCACGAGCATGCGCACGAGTGCCACCCGGGATCGCTCGCCGCCCGAGAGAACACCCACTCGTTTGAAGACATCGTCGCCGCGGAACAGGAAGCACCCGAGAATATTCCTGCACTGGCCGGCGGCTTCGCGTGTGGCGGTTTCCTCGACCGTTTCCAGGACCGTCTTGTCGGGGTCGAGTTCGTCGGCGTGGTTCTGCGAGAAGAAGGAAACGGTGACCTTCTGACCGAAGGCGTGGGTGCCCGCGGTCGGAGGTTCCTGCGCCGTGATCAGGCGGCAGAAGGTCGACTTGCCCGCGCCGTTGGGTCCGACCACCGCGTATTTCTCTCCGCGGTTGATCTCGAAATCGAAGCCGCTGAAGACATCGAGCGCGCCGTAGGACTTGGTCACCGCTTCGAGTTTCGCGACCGTGTGCCCGGACTGGGGAGGCTGGGGGAAGCGGAAGTTCATGACCGCGTCGTCCTGCTCCGGCGGCGGAATCAGTTCGACCTTCTCGAGTTGTTTGATGCGCGACTGGACGAGCGACGCCTTGTTGGCGGAGGCGCGGAAGCGATCGATGAAGCGCTTGGTTTCGGCGATCTCTTTCTGCTGGGCCTCGTAGCGGCGTTTGTGGACTTCCTTCCGGTGGACCGACTCCCTGAGGTAATAAGAGTAGTTTCCGGAATACTCTTCGGCCCGGCCGTGGTGGAAGGCGATGGTCCGGGTGCACAGGGCGTCGAGGAGCGCGAGATCGTGCGAGATGATGAGAATGGCCCCGGGATAGGAGTGGAGATACTGCTCGACCCAGCGTTGGGAATCGATGTCGAGGTGGTTGGTCGGTTCGTCGAGGAGCAGCGCGTCCGGTTCCTGCAGGAACAGCTTGGCCATCGCGATCCGCATCTGCCAGCCGCCGGAGAACTCGCCGCAGTCGCGCTCGAAGTCCGATCGTTGGAATCCGAGACCTTGGAGCACCGACTCGACCTTCGGCTTCATCCGTGCCGGGTCGGCGGCCTCGAGCTGGAGTTCCATCTCCCCGATCTCCTCGAGCATCTCCGCATAGGGGGATGAACGCGGATCGAGTTTGGTGAGTTCGGCCGAGAGTCGGTCCACCTTTCTCTGGAGTTCCAGGGTTTCGCCGAAGGCGGAGAGGGTTTCCTGCCAAAGCGACCGTCCGTGGATGTGGATTCCCTCCTGCGGGAGGTAGCCGATCCGGAACCGCTTCGGAGTGATGACCCCTCCGCCGCTCGGTTCGATCGTTCCGGCGACGCACTTCATCAGCGTCGACTTTCCGGCGCCATTGTGGCCGGCGAATGCGATCCGTTCCTTCGGTTGGACCGCGAAGGAGAGCTCGCTGAAAAGGACGCGTGCGCCGTATTCGACGCGGAGATTCTGGATGGAGAGCATCGGCGGGCGCGGAGGATGTACCGCTTTGACCGAACGTCCAATGTAGAAGCAGGCGTGCGCGGACGGTTGCCGGATCATCGGGAAAAATCGGAGAATATGCGTGGAATCCGCCCGTTTCGGTCCGTTGAATCCCGGCGTGAGGATGTTCCTTCCATGGCTCTGCGGGGCCGGTCTGGCGGCTGGTCAGCAGGTCGATCTGTGGGACCTGCCCCCGATGCGCTATTCGGAGACCGAGCCGACCGACGCGGTTGCCGCTCTAGCCCGTGGATTGGAGCGGGGTGAGATCCAAGCCGAAGGGGCCACGGGGTTGGAGAAGCTGCGGTTTGTTCTCAAGGTGCTCAATGTCCCTGAGAGTTCGCAGACGCTCGTGTTCTCGAAGACCAGCAAGCAGATCTCGCGGATTCATCCGGGGAATCCGAGAGCGCTCTATTTCTCCGAGGAGGCCTACGTCGGGTATGTTCCCGGCGGGGCGATTGAGGTCATCGCGCAGGACCCGGTGCTCGGCCCCGTGTTTTACCTCGTCGAGGCGGGCGGTCCTACGGGACTGGTATTCGATCGTGACACCAGCGATTGCTTTTCGTGCCACGGCACCACCCGGACCGAGAACGTTCCGGGTATGCTGATCCGCTCTGTTTTTCCCGACCGCGACGGCCGTCCATTGCTCAGTCTGGGTTCGGTCACCGTCACCCATGAAACACCGATCGAGGAACGTTGGGGCGGCTACTATGTCACCGGTAGCAGCGATCATCCACACTTCGGAAACTCGTTTTTCGAGGAAGGCGGTCCGACCGAGCCTTCCTCGGAGGATGTCGATGACCTGTCCGAACGAATCGACGTCGCGAAGTATCCGAGAGGGACCAGTGACATTGTCGCGCTCGCCGTGCTCGAACATCAGGTCAATCTGCACAACCTGATGACCGCGGCAAGGGTTCGGTACGGCCGTGCCCGTTACCTTTCGCAGGCGATTGATCCGTCATCGAATCCCGACGAGGGCCAGGCCGGGAGGATTGCCGATACGATGGCGTCCAAGATCGTTGATGCCCTTCTGTTCCGGAACGAAGCGGATCTCGGGGACGGAATCGAGGGGGATGACGCCTTCCAAAGGGACTATGGCGCGCGGTTTCCCCGCACCGAGTCGGGTGAGTCCCTGGCCGACTTCAAACTCTACCGGCGTCTCTTCAAGAACCGTTGCTCGTGCATGATCTACTCGCAGGCATTCCGCGGAATGCCTGCGACGGTCAGCGAAAGGACCTTGGCACGCTTGCGTGGAGCACTCTCGGACGGCGACGACTCGATCGCTCCGCACCTTTCCGGATCCGAGAAACAAAGAATCCGGGAGATCCTCGATGAGACCTTCCCGGATTGGAAAGAAAAGGGGTGAAGGCCGGTCAGCCGGATCGGGCGGGGGCTGTGCATTCGGATTGCCCGAAGCCGGCCAACCGGACCTTCACATTGGGGGGAGTGTTGAAATCAGCGGGCAGTGCCTGTGGGAATCCGGCCGGAGCCGGTTTCGATGTCGCCCATCAGCGCATTGACGGCAAGCTCGCGATTGACGGTGAACTGGACGAACGACAGGCGTTCGGTTCCGAAAGGGGTGATGGTTACGAGTTCGAGCGTGTAAGTGCCATCCTTCTGGACCGCATCGCCCCAGTCGCGGATGACAAGGGTGCGGTCGAGGCTGGTGTCCTGGTCGATCACCAGGGCGCTGCCCTCGATGACCGTTCCCTCGGTGCCAAGAGCCGGGGAACCCTCATAGACCTGGAGGTAGGTGGTGCTCGAAGGGTAGAGGTCCTTGAGGACAAGACTCAGGTTCGGAGCCTTCATCCGGACGACGTCTCCATTGGAGATGCCTTGGATCGCTCCATCGGCTACGGGCCAGATCTGGACGAAGTTGGAGGCAAGCTGCGTCTGCGGGATGCTGCCGTCGGCAAGCGCGTGGATCACGAAGTGTTCCTCACCAAGCGCCTTGGTCGGATCGGTCGCGGGCAGGCTCGAGGCCGCGAAGTTCAGCGTGGTGGTGCCGTTGGTGGAAACGAACCCGCTGCTGGCCGGGGTGCCGCCGGTCGCGACGCGCGGGTCGACGGTTGTTTGGGCTCCGATGTAGGGGGCGAGGTGGTGTTCGACCAGCACGCGAGTTGCGGCGTCCGGCACGCCGGGGCCGGAGAGTAGACCATCAACGTCGAAGTGGACGGTGAACGGCTGGTCGGCCCGGGTGCGGTGGAGCTTCGGATACGGGTCACCGGTTTCGATCCGGATTGCACCGGAGGGAAGGTAGGTGCCCACGACCTTCTGGTCGAGCAGGTAGTCGGTGGCGGTGTCCTGTCGGATGGTCCAGAGCTGGAACAGGGCGCCTCCCTCCTCGAGGGTGAGAGCTGAGGGAGCGTTGCCGATCGGGTTGACGGGCATGTCCCACACCACTCCGGTATCGATTTGGTTCTGGCGGACGAAGTTGATCCATCCGTCAGCCCGGCAGTCGAGCGATGCGAGACCGATCAGGGTGACAATCAGAGTGGTGGCTTTCATGGTTCAGCGGGTGCTTGCGGTTGCGGTGGAGGGGGTCGGTGCGGCGACCGAGATCGGACCGCCGAGATGAACGGCGACGATGACCTTGTCCTGCTTCGACCAGTGGGCGGTGCGCTTCTCATCGAGAGCTTGTACACCTTCGGCTTGGCGGATGCTTACCTCTTCCGAGGTGATCCAGGCGTGGTTCAGGGTGAGGAAATCCTTCCACGGAAGGAGATTGCCGATCGGCTTGGTGCCGACGCGGGCGGAGTGATCGGCAGGGAGGTGAAGGACAGCCCCCTTCGGAACGAGGGTCCAGTTGAGCCCGTCGCTGAGGATGATCGATTGGTTGATCAGGCTCTGCTCGGCCGGGCGGACCACCTTGATCTCCTCGCCGGTATTCTGCTCAAGCTGGCTGAGCGGCGACGGCGACTGGCGGCGGTTGTTGAGTTCCGCGCTCGAGACCCGGTCACTCATCGGAGCGGCTGCGGCGCAGAGCGGAAGGAGGGCGAGAAGGGAGAGTGTTTTCATCGTTCCGGGGGGCTTGGATTTCATTCGAAGGTGAGGAGGACAACGAGGTCCTGCATGTCGAAATACTTCGATCCCATCTTGGCCGTGGAGGCTTCCCACAGCACGATCAGGTCGCGCTCGCCGATCGAGATCTTGTCGCCCGCAATGTAGGGAGCGAGGAATCCTTCGATGGTGTCCTGGTTGTAGGCCGGCGTGTAGTCGGGGGCGGTGTCGCCATCCTTCAGGACGGTCACGTAGGGATCCGCGACACGGGTGTGGTGGAACGGGAGCCAGCCGCGGCCGTCCCATCCACGGGCGCCGAAGTCGACGTAGTCACCCGCCTTGAGTTGCTCGTCGACGAGAACCAGACCCGGGATGACCTGGGTGCCGATGCCGTAGAAGAAGCGCGACCACGAGCTGCCGTTCTTGGCCCAGTAGCCGTCGAGCGGAAGAAGCTTGTTGCCCGACTGGAAGGCGACTCCAAGCACACGGACCTTCATGCGGACGTCGCGCTTCGGAGTGATGGTGCCGTTCGGGTCGACGTCGACGATGTCGGTGACTCCGGTCGGATACGTGATCTCCCAGTCAAGTTGGGAGTGAACGCCAACGCGAACCATGTCGCGATCGACGGTGAGCGTGCCACGGGGCACGTCTTCGGTTGCTTGGGCGGTGGTGATCCCGAAAGCGGCGAATGCAATCGCCAGACTTCCGAGGGTCGACCGTCCGCCGCGGGGGGAGCGGGTGGGGGTCATGTTGTTGGGGGGTTAGGGGATGAGGTCAGTGGGTGCTGACCACGGCCCGAAAAGACACCCGAATCCGCGGATTTTCAAGTGCTCCTGATATTCTTACGCGATCGTGGAGGACGGAAAGTCGCCTAAAAATGGCGTAAAATATCTTTTATAGGGTGTATAGAAAGCAAAAACAGTCACCGGAGTGACTGTTTTAAAATGAGAAGTCTGAAGACTTCATTTATTAGCTTTTCTTAAACGATCTGCAAAAGCAGCTCTGGCCGTTACCGATCCAGGATCGAATTCCAGTGCTCCACGTGGTCTTTCTGTCCTTCCAGGAGCGGGGCAATGTCGTCGTGGATGGTGATCGACTTGATGGCGTCGCCTTGGGCGATCGAGTTCACCACATCCTGGCCT is part of the Haloferula helveola genome and encodes:
- a CDS encoding DUF1501 domain-containing protein, whose product is MKPSCPGNPLERYSSRREFFYVGLLGGLGMTLPGFLKQQARGAQKFYETVEGPAKGIIHIFLPGGMAHQESFDPKPFAPAEYRGPFGAIDTSLPGIQFGQKIPRLAKLADKMTVIRSMSHGEAAHERGTHNMFTGYRPSPALEYPSIGSVISHELGSKNNLPPYVCVPNVPNEFANSGYLSSAYGPFALGSDPAQKNFQVRDLNLPGDVSEERFARRKSLLETVDSHFRELEKSDALDSMDAFYQHAYKLISSEKAREAFNLEAEDAKMKERYGNTQAGQRMLLARRLIEAGTRFVSLTAGGWDHHNNIKNGIEQNLPPVDQAVSALITDLDERGMLDETLVVVTSEFGRTPKINPTGGRDHWPRVFSVMLAGGGVKRGYVHGSSDALGGEVDTDGVTVADLATTLYKQIGITADKELMAPGNRPIEIVDGGKVLESILA
- a CDS encoding protein kinase domain-containing protein, with translation MDAPHLDAFGDRELLDSGSSGAVFRAVKSDGTVTAVKLLDGMAINRTLLEKACERLERGGWPEGVLPVLEADFQARPAARVTACLADPADDGHWRPRSLQHRINAFPGESSWEVVLGVLEALAALHGRQVAHGNLKPGNVFFDDEGRVTLVDWALGNMPGIVNHDFSDACLYQPPEQLRDPAGYLEEEGYRWDVYAFGTLAFRLLTGAFPRCDTTFQQVAPAEGEITREGIAADLPRIAKSLEGQGKVDWPDAPANELERRYREIIEQCLALDPVDRPANAMEVRRMMREQEVAIDEEQKRDAVLDQRRRAQRAAWRSTLLAGGLAAALVAMIFVWQLVKSQLAKESAGRVSDVESLEEQLAVAERQRDASAEAEEEARQTLQSERTTWLARIEESRSIGDRLFAWAMEKGHRQLPPLDGRQLRLSRLEDYFIRFMDRTADVGELSDERARARLQLAEISLAKGEPDEAAMRFEEAMASAEDLDPEPGLELRLATDRLILALLLQDRNDPKADGAFAEARAALEAVPQADVDADRVTYLLATLDVHESSELAASGEEGRALEMLHRATQSLNALADSRPDAAILRSELVACYLSSATILDGMGEMGDARTLRKMASEKLLELIEQKPGDLSLRLELAGCYGSIAESSLLAGDVSNAEAMSKGAVKLLLDILPQRPDSAIARSRLAAQRGLMAGILRDRGESEEAMELYDEGLRLLEGLAIGDNSDPVARYRYALLTWERGRMLGFSGKRDAEIEAEEKAVQMLENLLDTPYGIARGEQIRRSLGYLLGDLGHAAQLAGNGDLSSSSFTRAVKVWEQLSRERPASDEYEEALAWNRQRLDAVQ
- a CDS encoding phytoene/squalene synthase family protein; translation: MSKGGDVGVLRDVSRSFYLSLRVLPAPMRAPVSVAYLLARSSDTLADTAEAAAEARLAWLDGFVAEVKGEGSDWRSGIRGFVETQTHPGEKALMSRLDDVFAAYASLAPAERHLVRGVFEIITSGQRLDVERFEVGSGRLTKEAELEDYCHRVAGCVGVFWTRIGFETLGNRFSKSAPEELGEIGERFGRGLQLVNILRDLPKDLRNGRCYLPVEDPTDRTTVLAEAARWRAVARERMRDGLDYARSMAGRRLTMSVALPALIGVRTLDLLDAADWETLERGVKVSRAEIRRCLWRAAWI
- a CDS encoding metal-dependent transcriptional regulator, with protein sequence MPSSTVENYLKAIFGLADDAGDDSGLVPIGAIAKSLGLTPGTVTTMMKQLERDGFVDYLPRRGVTLTDPGRTTALQVLRRHRLIELFLVEVMHLDWAHVHEEAEVLEHALSDRMVERIDEMLGHPEYDPHGDPIPSADGVVGEDRSRSLADCEAGDYRLVRVARDEPDFLSWLQQSGLRPGAGIRLRGRDRLAGIVEIEVDGDEAKVSESVAAALRVE
- a CDS encoding HU family DNA-binding protein; protein product: MAKKPSTIKERYSKTQILEHISSETELSRKEVSAVLDSLTGVIEGHIKKNGAGEFVLPGLMKITTVRKPAVKARKGINPFTKEEVMFKAKPATTVVKVRPLKKLKDMAG
- a CDS encoding ABC-F family ATP-binding cassette domain-containing protein, which produces MLSIQNLRVEYGARVLFSELSFAVQPKERIAFAGHNGAGKSTLMKCVAGTIEPSGGGVITPKRFRIGYLPQEGIHIHGRSLWQETLSAFGETLELQRKVDRLSAELTKLDPRSSPYAEMLEEIGEMELQLEAADPARMKPKVESVLQGLGFQRSDFERDCGEFSGGWQMRIAMAKLFLQEPDALLLDEPTNHLDIDSQRWVEQYLHSYPGAILIISHDLALLDALCTRTIAFHHGRAEEYSGNYSYYLRESVHRKEVHKRRYEAQQKEIAETKRFIDRFRASANKASLVQSRIKQLEKVELIPPPEQDDAVMNFRFPQPPQSGHTVAKLEAVTKSYGALDVFSGFDFEINRGEKYAVVGPNGAGKSTFCRLITAQEPPTAGTHAFGQKVTVSFFSQNHADELDPDKTVLETVEETATREAAGQCRNILGCFLFRGDDVFKRVGVLSGGERSRVALVRMLVQPANFLILDEPTNHLDVQSQEVLQNALLDYEGTVLIVSHNRSFLDPLVTKTLEFRPGEQPRLFTGNITYYLEKTASETEDSPKGSIAPSSAKTSAPASPSGVNRKEQKRLEAELRQKRSRLLKPLESELETLESKISELEGAQATLTAALSSESVAADPDKLRETANAVQQITEKLDKAYTRWGELSDEIEKVRSTLEASS